A window of the Lolium perenne isolate Kyuss_39 chromosome 7, Kyuss_2.0, whole genome shotgun sequence genome harbors these coding sequences:
- the LOC127316890 gene encoding uncharacterized protein, translating into MAAVQVQAATHAMPAEEVPVPAVVEVVESAVVVVEETPVAEVEVVEPVVAAVEVAAVEVVEPVPVLAAEEAVTELAKETVAAPAETEVAETETKEAEPEAVAAEEAPAAPAVAETTETEVVEREAAPVEAETKEPEQEAAPAEVETEEAAAETPAVEEVTADAAAAVQEEPAAATEAPVEEATEAAVAVEAAPAEADAPAAAAAVEAEAKAEEPVVEAPVVVEEAVPAEAPVEVAPVVEAVPAEAPAAAAADEADKTTE; encoded by the exons ATGGCCGCCGTCCAG GTCCAAGCCGCGACTCACGCGATGCCCGCCGAGGAGGTTCCGGTGCCGGCAGTGGTGGAGGTTGTCGAGTCGGCGGTCGTCGTCGTCGAGGAGACTCCGGTGGCGGAGGTGGAGGTCGTCGAGCCGGTCGTCGCCGCAGTGGAGGTGGCCGCGGTGGAGGTTGTCGAGCCGGTCCCAGTCCTCGCCGCGGAGGAGGCCGTGACCGAGCTGGCAAAGGAGACGGTGGCAGCTCCAGCGGAGACCGAAGTGGCGGAGACAGAGACCAAGGAGGCCGAGCCGGAGGCTGTCGCCGCCGAGGAGGCCCCCGCTGCCCCGGCAGTGGCGGAGACGACTGAGACCGAAGTGGTGGAGCGTGAAGCAGCACCGGTCGAGGCCGAGACCAAGGAGCCAGAGCAGGAGGCTGCTCCGGCCGAGGTCGAGACCGAAGAGGCGGCGGCAGAGACACCCGCCGTGGAGGAGGTGACAGCAGACGCCGCTGCGGCAGTGCAGGAGGAGCCAGCTGCTGCTACCGAGGCCCCTGTGGAGGAGGCGACCGAGGCGGCCGTGGCCGTAGAGGCGGCGCCGGCAGAAGCAGATGCACCAGCTGCTGCTGCCGCTGTCGAGGCCGAGGCCAAGGCCGAAGAGCCCGTGGTAGAGGCACCGGTCGTGGTGGAGGAAGCGGTGCCGGCCGAGGCACCTGTGGAGGTGGCTCCGGTCGTCGAGGCAGTGCCGGCGGAGGcaccggctgctgctgctgctgacgAGGCCGACAAGACCACCGAGTGA
- the LOC127312922 gene encoding putative F-box protein At1g67623, giving the protein MMMARSAVAKKKSRSALAVALPRELLVDIVGILAASSPQPMADLCNLRSTCKDMYGACKERHVGRRLAMEKERGMKWRDTVAYFAMLKNLADAGNPEACFTLGLTLVLARHNEQQGLACLEQAAAGGHKTAAYVLGMLLYTLKDRRDVAKRYIGQVEGDLMRKVATEKTNRECTKYRQLAVNAVREVAWKGMENGGQSGLVPEEEYRCTNARCGVPEDWADYDVFCGDDCRIRHECVQFFGQVSRYTTLTIQF; this is encoded by the exons ATGATGATGGCCAGGAGTGCGGTGGCGAAAAAGAAGAGCAGGTCGGCGCTCGCCGTTGCTCTTCCTCGTGAGCTCCTCGTCGACATCGTTGGGATCCTGGCGGCAAGTTCTCCGCAGCCCATGGCTGACCTCTGCAACCTACGATCAAC TTGCAAGGACATGTACGGCGCGTGTAAGGAACGCCACGTCGGCAGACGCTTGGCAATGGAGAAGGAGAGGGGAATGAAGTGGCGGGACACCGTCGCCTATTTCGCCATGCTGAAGAACCTGGCCGACGCCGGCAACCCGGAGGCCTGCTTCACCCTCGGCCTCACGCTCGTCCTCGCGCGACACAACGAGCAGCAGGGCCTCGCGTGCCTCGAacaggcggcggccggcggccacAAGACGGCGGCGTACGTGCTCGGCATGCTCCTCTACACGCTCAAGGACAGGCGAGACGTCGCCAAGCGCTACATCGGCCAGGTCGAGGGCGACCTGATGCGCAAGGTCGCCACCGAGAAGACAAACCGGGAGTGCACGAAGTACCGACAGCTCGCCGTGAACGCCGTCCGAGAGGTGGCATGGAAGGGGATGGAGAACGGCGGGCAGTCGGGACTCGTGCCAGAGGAGGAATACCGGTGCACGAACGCCCGCTGCGGCGTGCCAGAGGACTGGGCGGACTACGACGTCTTCTGCGGCGATGATTGCAGGATTAGGCATGAGTGTGTCCAATTCTTTGGTCAGGTGTCAAGATATACTACCTTAACAATACAGTTCTAG